In Spinacia oleracea cultivar Varoflay chromosome 5, BTI_SOV_V1, whole genome shotgun sequence, a single window of DNA contains:
- the LOC110783178 gene encoding 40S ribosomal protein S29, which produces MGHSNIWNAHPKSYGPGSRACRVCGNPHAIIRKYGLMCCRQCFRSNAKEIGFIKYR; this is translated from the exons ATGGGGCACTCTAACATCTGGAACGCTCACCCTAAGAGCTATGGTCCTGGATCTCGCGCTTG CCGAGTTTGCGGAAACCCACACGCAATCATCCGCAAGTATGGTTTGATGTGCTGCAGGCAGTGCTTCCGTAGCAATGCTAAGGAAATCGGTTTCATCAAG TATCGTTAA
- the LOC110783172 gene encoding uncharacterized protein — protein MGKLLLRVSNTMEFYWLEKRIVLPVKKLCRRLAARLGFQKRGILILSQEVKACEYEDVRIMWEMLKKSETTTTSTNEVTRSNSSPKWLKNKPLRNAVAWARSSTCLSNKFW, from the exons ATGGGGAAATTGTTGCTTCGAGTTAGTAATACTATGGAGTTTTACTGGTTGGAGAAGAGGATCGTTTTGCCTGTCAAGAAACTTTGCCGTCGTTTAGCTGCTCGTCTCGGTTTTCAAAAGCGCG GTATACTGATACTAAGCCAAGAAGTAAAAGCTTGTGAATACGAAGATGTTCGAATTATGTGGGAGATGTTGAAGAAATCagagacaacaacaacaagtacTAATGAAGTAACTCGCTCTAATTCCTCCCCTAAATGGctcaagaacaagcctttaagAAACGCCGTTGCTTGGGCTAGATCCAGTACATGTCTAAGCAACAAGTTTTGGTAG